A genomic window from Lotus japonicus ecotype B-129 chromosome 1, LjGifu_v1.2 includes:
- the LOC130730949 gene encoding uncharacterized protein LOC130730949 yields the protein MNASSASSCCSRQRSAGARAKCQCGVPLMLYIAGTRENQDRRFLRCRNWQIPGTCDFFYWIDDPVEGRQPHVEVQAETMSSEIGNSSNTNSVPHVPNLKKKIKKLKKKLEVEKVHKNLACLIALMCCIVTVWCLCRGRV from the exons ATGAATGCTTCATCCGCATCCTCCTGTTGTTCCAGGCAAAGAAGTGCAGGTGCAAGGGCAAAATGTCAATGTGGAGTTCCCCTAATGCTATACATTGCTGGTACTCGTGAGAACCAAGATAGGAGATTCCTTAGATGCAGAAATTGGCAG ATTCCAGGAACATGTGACTTTTTCTATTGGATTGATGATCCAGTTGAGGGAAGACAACCACATGTAGAGGTACAGGCTGAGACTATGAGTTCTGAGATTGGCAATTCATCCAACACCAACTCTGTGCCGCATGTTCCAAATTTGAAGAAAAAGATCAAAAAGCTGAAGAAGAAACTTGAAGTAGAGAAAGTTCACAAGAATCTTGCATGTTTGATTGCTTTGATGTGTTGTATAGTCACAGTGTGGTGTTTATGTAGGGGGAGGGTTTGA
- the LOC130730948 gene encoding glucan endo-1,3-beta-glucosidase 12-like has translation MAKEASLCLLLLSVLIISCSGTLVGFSYHETRDTPSTTSAGNTFFQKDKIFQSQIWVSVKDLKILSPLSLTNSDKLVDFFLNKILVENVVSGVSWEKAHLVSILPLADTISIIARCDGGSLGQNEIPLLFSTLKSVHSVLTKLQLSSEVKISVAFPLSFLENLSPIYENDLLRVLGFIKKINSIIMIEDSIDGELGMDVSFVQSVIKRASLAASILPCKDVPIVLTIKNSMISSSLELAQFSKTVSKYLEANSLITKRVVALYVEAHTSVQKGIRREEEEILEVSKVHIRRTLKEASSLPTPVSPINPASGAVIAPPETPAIITVPSTNPVTVSPTNPTTPVPLTPTNPANSPVPVTNPVTAPTTFPGAQPVTNPMASYPPPSGSVPGVNNPQPPPQNTNAQGSWCVAKTGIPETTLQLALDYACGKGTADCSQIQQGGSCYNPNSLQNHASVAFNSYYQKNPAPTSCDFGGVATIVTTNPSSGSCIYPSSSGGAGSSGSISATPPSDFGSSSPPDLSASQSAGVRPFISCMVLVMSLVSGRLITSI, from the exons ATGGCCAAGGAAGCTTCTCTATGCCTCTTGCTCCTCTCTGTTCTTATTATTAGCTGCTCTG GAACTCTGGTGGGGTTTTCATATCATGAGACAAGAGATACTCCATCTACAACATCTGCTGGAAACACATTCTTCCAGAAAGACAAGATCTTCCAGTCTCAGATTTGGGTTTCTGTAAAGGATCTCAAGATTTTGAGCCCTCTGAGTCTGACCAACTCTGACAAGTTAGTTGATTTCTTCTTAAATAAAATCCTAGTTGAAAATGTTGTTTCTGGTGTTTCATGGGAAAAAGCTCATCTTGTGAGCATTCTTCCACTAGCAGACACCATTAGCATAATTGCTAGATGTGATGGTGGGAGTTTAGGTCAGAATGAGATACCTTTACTTTTTTCCACTCTGAAATCAGTTCATTCAGTTCTCACCAAGCTTCAATTAAGCAGTGAAGTAAAAATCTCGGTAGCGTTTCCGCTGTCATTCTTAGAGAATTTGAGTCCAATATATGAAAATGATCTCCTTAGGGTTCTTGGgtttataaagaaaataaattcaATTATCATGATAGAAGATAGCATTGATGGGGAATTAGGCATGGATGTTAGCTTTGTTCAATCTGTTATCAAGCGAGCCTCCCTTGCTGCTTCTATTCTTCCATGCAAAGATGTTCCAATAGTTCTGACAATCAAGAACTCAATGATTTCCAGTTCATTGGAATTAGCTCAATTTAGTAAAACCGTATCCAAGTATCTTGAAGCAAACTCTCTTATTACAAAAAGAGTAGTTGCATTATATGTAGAAGCACACACAAGTGTACAGAAAGGGAtcagaagagaagaggaagagatatTAGAGGTTAGCAAAGTCCATATCAGAAGAACTCTAAAAGAAGCAAGCAGCTTACCTACCCCAGTTTCCCCTATAAATCCAGCATCAGGTGCAGTTATCGCACCCCCAGAAACACCAGCCATCATCACAGTTCCTTCCACCAATCCTGTCACAGTGTCTCCCACCAATCCTACCACACCTGTTCCCTTAACCCCTACAAATCCTGCCAATTCTCCAGTACCGGTCACCAATCCGGTCACAGCCCCGACTACATTTCCTGGTGCACAACCAGTTACCAACCCTATGGCTTCTTACCCACCCCCATCAGGAAGTGTTCCTGGGGTAAACAACCCCCAGCCTCCTCCTCAAAACACAAATGCTCAAGGGAGCTGGTGTGTGGCGAAGACTGGCATTCCGGAAACAACTCTACAATTAGCACTGGACTATGCTTGTGGAAAGGGGACTGCAGATTGTTCACAGATACAGCAAGGTGGGAGTTGTTACAATCCAAATTCATTACAAAACCATGCTTCTGTTGCCTTCAATAGCTACTACCAAAAGAATCCTGCTCCAACAAGCTGTGACTTTGGAGGAGTAGCCACCATAGTTACTACCAACCCGA GTTCTGGTTCTTGCATTTATCCATCATCTTCAGGAGGCGCTGGCTCATCCGG CTCTATTAGTGCTACCCCACCTTCAGATTTTGGGTCCTCAAGCCCTCCTGATTTGAGTGCCTCACAGTCAGCTGGCGTGAGACCTTTTATTAGCTGCATGGTTCTGGTGATGTCATTGGTGAGTGGAAGACTCATTACGAGCATTTAG
- the LOC130730947 gene encoding uncharacterized protein LOC130730947 translates to MGGGANAAEAQYSTAKISVWWDIENCHVPKGSEPHAIAQNISSALVRMNYCGPVSISAYGDTTRIPQTVQHALSSTGISLNHVPAGVKDASDKKILVDMLFWAVDNPAPANYLLISGDRDFSNALHQLRMRRYNILLAQPQKASAPLVAAAKSVWLWTTLLVGGPPLSNGESQLGNSSFVSSSETLQIPVSNAPQIQQQQQQQTESYSDVHAGNTNFSNGGGRGFDPRYQGRPNWRNPTQQNGPRAMIPPVGLQDNRNNSNSYRPGNYNPNVPLSGSATNFVHGNPDQLRNNNSNPQGNLQTPYSQTLRQNSFPMQQPPFAPNNSYSGNSRAFATSPVPPRNGGPNFTTGPLKNTPDIGNLNISGYPNSVHNPRTIPQRNGELKQNNNSNAPLPVKPTDEPNGHIVHNSSTQGYPHGPDYQPKKLAAGVNNNLPGNGTWGSPGNPKPSEYVQGLIGVVLLALNSLKIAKMLPTEMNITDCIRYGDPKHRNTDVKKALECAIEKQMVVKQNLGALLLYVGKHDKLWNCVNLIAGNPKQHSKETWDEIEKFLTTSDGRSAIMATQCKYEAGLVIKNMCFKDLALGDVLQILNMVIAHKKWIVHPQSGWQPLMITIPESNSDSGW, encoded by the exons ATGGGCGGAGGTGCGAACGCGGCGGAGGCACAGTACTCGACGGCGAAGATTTCGGTCTGGTGGGACATAGAAAACTGCCATGTTCCCAAGGGCTCCGAGCCACACGCCATCGCTCAGAACATCAGTTCCGCCCTCGTTCGCATGAACTACTGTGGCCCCGTTTCCATCTCCGCCTACGGCGACACCACGCGCATCCCTCAAACTGTACAGCACGCTCTCTCCAGCACCGGAATCTCCCTCAACCACGTCCCTGCCG GTGTGAAAGATGCAAGTGACAAGAAGATTCTTGTGGATATGCTGTTTTGGGCAGTGGACAATCCGGCACCGgcgaattatttattaatttcggGTGATCGAGACTTCTCTAACGCGCTCCATCAACTGCGGATGAGGAGATATAATATTCTTCTTGCGCAGCCTCAGAAAGCGTCTGCGCCGTTGGTTGCGGCGGCCAAGAGCGTGTGGCTATGGACTACTCTCTTAGTTGGAGGTCCTCCTTTGAGTAATGGTGAATCACAACTTGGTAATAGTAGCTTCGTATCGTCTTCTGAAACGTTACAAATTCCGGTTAGCAATGCCCCTCAGatacagcagcagcagcaacaacagaCAGAGTCGTATTCTGATGTTCATGCAGGAAATACAAACTTTTCAAATGGTGGCGGTAGGGGATTTGATCCTAGATATCAAGGGAGGCCAAATTGGAGAAACCCGACTCAACAAAATGGACCTAGAGCCATGATTCCGCCAGTTGGACTTCAAGACAATCGAAATAACAGTAACTCTTATCGACCTGGCAACTATAATCCAAATGTTCCACTTAGCGGATCTGCTACAAATTTTGTTCATGGAAATCCTGATCAGTTACGGAACAATAACAGTAATCCACAGGGAAATCTTCAAACTCCTTATTCCCAGACATTAAGACAAAACAGTTTTCCAATGCAACAACCACCTTTTGCACCTAATAATTCATATTCTGGAAATTCCCGTGCTTTCGCAACTTCACCGGTGCCGCCTAGGAATGGTGGTCCCAACTTCACAACAGGGCCACTTAAAAACACGCCAGATATTGGAAATCTGAACATTTCTGGCTATCCCAATAGTGTTCATAATCCACGGACCATTCCACAACGGAATGGAGAGTTGAAGCAGAATAACAACAGTAATGCTCCACTTCCTGTAAAACCAACTGATGAACCAAATGGACATATAGTACACAACAGTAGCACGCAAGGCTATCCTCATGGTCCAGATTATCAACCTAAAAAATTGGCAGCAGGGGTCAATAACAACCTTCCTGGCAATGGTACTTGGGGATCTCCAGGAAACCCTAAACCTTCTGAATATGTACAAGGGCTTATAGGGGTTGTTTTACTTGCCTTGAACTCACTAAAAATTGCAAAGATGCTACCAACTGAGATGAATATAACTGATTGCATCCGTTATGGAGATCCGAAGCACCGTAACACTGATGTTAAGAAGGCTCTTGAGTGTGCGATTGAGAAGCAAATGGTAGTGAAACAGAATTTAGGTGCTTTGCTATTGTATGTTGGTAAGCATGATAAACTTTGGAATTGTGTAAATCTAATAGCTGGTAACCCTAAGCAACACTCAAAAGAAACGTGGgatgaaattgaaaagtttttaaCAACTTCTGATGGAAGATCAGCAATCATGGCTACACAATGCAA GTATGAAGCAGGTTTGGTGATAAAGAACATGTGCTTTAAAGATCTTGCTTTGGGGGATGTGCTTCAGATATTAAACATGGTGATTGCCCATAAGAAATGGATTGTGCATCCCCAGTCTGGCTGGCAACCACTTATGATTACTATTCCTGAGTCAAACTCTGATTCAGGGTGGTAG
- the LOC130726284 gene encoding protein MAIN-LIKE 1-like — protein MKGGRKRSRHASTSEDPADRHERLHASTRRGDHIAATQAVEASAPSPSPSATPVEAPLATPAPSATPVGAPSATPAPSATRAPAELDPAPLSPMAELPRQETSSSEPSGEESSSSSELSGEEEEPLILQEEIDAADVMPDVVPEGGAEGGADDDLIQRVAPFPGGPEDLSLLAHYPDHKAPWTWQALLRTDPRYVDRRTLRVATVGGKVWNLPCDGDSEAHTYVRQLLQQTGLYHLPWCGLPETDPAVVLALVERWHEETSSFHMPFGEMTITLDDVSALLHLPTGSRFYTPGRGERDEVAALCAQLLGGSVAAYLAEFEAAGGQNIRFITLKTMYTSAMDGGRYEDAARIWLVNQLGATLFASKSGGYHTTVYWIGMLEDLGRVSEYAWGAIALASLYEQLSRASRRKTAQIGGFTSLVLSWAYEYISSSVIIRTEVPGYTQDQPRAQRWSTSRIAHSGLDERRVMLDELTVDDITWTPFEDHRDVRPRDPRALYSVYIRTPYGRSVSRHLPERVMRQFGFIQDIPRHPSEIQTTGSLAETTDAAYAEFEPHLRPQGIPATYPGEAVEGYMRWYSRVSHVFIIPEDRREELSAVSAIRRGVELLEQSLEVPGALAPGTQPRILTERALDLFRRSSFVGTQGVAFSAIRGAAAAGGRARGGRARGGRPRGGGGGARGGRARGEGDLGEGVRGGRARGPRGRRGRGRGE, from the exons atgaagggcgggagGAAGAGGTCACGACATGCTTCTACTAGTGAGGATCCAGCGGATCGACACGagcgcttgcatgcttctacCAGGCGCGGCGACCATATTGCAGCCACTCAGGCggtagaggcttcagctccGTCTCCATCCCCATCTGCTACTCCGGTCGAGGCTCCGTTAGCTACCCCGGCTCCATCTGCTACTCCGGTCGGGGCTCCGTCAGCTACCCCCGCTCCGTCTGCTACTAGGGCTCCGGCTGAGCTGGACCCTGCTCCGTTGTCTCCGATGGCTGAGTTACCTCGTCaggagacatcttcttctgAGCCTAGTGGCGaggagtcttcttcttcttctgagcttagtggtgaggaggaggagcctcttattctgcaggaggagattgatgctgctgatgtTATGCCAGATGTGGTGCCAGAGGGCGGTGCAGAGGGCGGTGCGGATGACGACCTCATCCAGAGGGTGGCACCGTTTCCCGGGGGGCCTGAGGATCTGTCGCTTCTTGCGCATTATCCTGACCACAAGGCTCCTTGGACGTGGCAGGCACTTCTTCGCACAGACCCGCGGTACGTGGACCGTCGGACATTGAGGGTGGCCACTGTTGGGGGGAAGGTATGGAACCTCCCCTGTGATGGCGATTCAGAGGCCCACACATATGTGCGACAGCTGCTGCAGCAGACGGGTTTGTATCACCTGCCTTGGTGCGGGTTACCGGAGACAGACCCAGCTGTCGTACTGGCCCTTGttgagagatggcatgaggagacgagtagcttccacatgccgttcggggagatgactatcaccctggacgatgtgtctgctcttctccatcttcccacagggtcgaggttctacactCCAGGCAGAGGGGAGCGAGACGAGGTTGCAGCGCTCTGCGCCCAGCtcctgggaggatctgttgctgCTTATCTGGCTGAGTTTGAGGCGGCGGGTGGCCAGAACATTCGGTTcattactctgaagaccatgtacacgtctgctatggatg ggggacgctatgaggatgctgctaggatctggctggtgaaccagcttggtGCCACCCTCTTTGCCAGCAAGAGTGGTGGTTACCACACTACTGTCTACTGGATCGGGATGCTTGAGGACCTCGGTCGCGTGTCGGAGTACGCGTGGGGTGCGATTGCGCTGGCTTCGTTGTACGAACAGCTGAGTCGTGCATCCCGCAGGAAGACAGCGCAGATCGGTGGGTTCACCTCCCTCGTGTTGTCATGGGCGTATGAGTACATATCCAGCAGCGTCATTATCAGGACGGAGGTCCCCGGCTAcacacaggaccagcctagggcgcaaCGGTGGTCCACGTCTCGGATCGCGCATTCCGGACTCGATGAGAgacgagtcatgctcgatgagcttacAGTGGATGATATCACATGGACCCCTTTTGAGGACCATCGAGATGTTCGACCGCGGGATCCCAGGGCCCTCTATTCCGTCTACATCCGGACACCTTACGGCCGGTCTGTGAGCCGACATCTACCAGAGCGGgttatgcgccagtttggcttcatacaggacatccctcgacacccctctgagatccagacgacggggtcccttgctgagaccacagatgctgcctatgctgagtttgagccgcacctccgccctcaggggatacctgctacatatccgggagaggcggtggagggttacatgaggtggtatagcagagtgtcacatgtgttcatcatccctgaggataggagggaggagcttagtgccgtg tctgccatacgtaggggtgtggagttgttggagcagtccCTGGAGGTGCCAGGTGCTCTTGCTCCAGGGACACAACCCCGGATCCTCACGGAGAGGGCGCTCGATCTCTTTCGACGGAGTTCCTTCGTTGGTACCCAGGGAGTTGCCTTTTCTGCTATTCGAGGAGCCGCAGCTgcgggaggcagagctcgtggaggcagagctcgtggaggcagaccccgtggaggtggaggcggagctcgtggaggcagagctcgtggagagggtgatcttggagagggtgttcgtggaggtcgagctcgtggacccagaggtcgcagggggcggggtcggggagagtga
- the LOC130730950 gene encoding pectinesterase-like: MNVLGCATGYDEVDDDDGESKEREELVLNIVTMVISMGMIALITIAVVANLDGSRQGAGTMKTLLYVCKKTDEPDSCVRHLKHVGERAPILDYVKAAINATLDELQVVNMPKLDLETNLTPLQAQAYGDCLQLLTLAKEELDSLYTTLSMLPFTNPQDVLNSLSAVISYQQACSAGLMRTNSYELLGFSLKRPIRLTRIALAIVDNFSYSGSEKHSTDDHDHDHEHQLDGSSAWFSGAQRKMMEYQRNGDDEVIDAVVAQDGSGHFSTISESLNACPKNSEGVGKAESPCVIYVKTGKYEERVVVPKDVGQVIMYGDGPMNTTVTGISTRDHKISTTHFRAATFVVMGKEFICKNMGFTAPVNITGAPALLVLSDHAAFFNCKIDGEEGSLHAMAQRQFYRDCEIHGNVDIIKGDSATVIQNSQIIVKPRNSLDLVLRRNMVSAQSRSDKYETTGLVIQNCTIATAQAESGNKSLAGSTYLGTPHTEYSRTIIMESFLGDVIHPEGWCKWSDNYGIDTATFREYNNRGPGANTTKRVRWNTYKTVYERNQMKSFLAAEFIIQSGQWLQNAGIPYESGFIYKK, from the exons ATGAATGTTCTGGGTTGTGCAACAGGCTATGATGAagtggatgatgatgatggtgaatcAAAAGAGAGGGAGGAGCTGGTTTTAAACATAGTGACCATGGTGATCTCCATGGGTATGATCGCATTGATAACTATAGCTGTCGTTGCCAATTTAGACGGTTCTCGACAAGGTGCAGGGACCATGAAAACCCTCTTGTATGTCTGCAAAAAAACAGATGAACCAGATAGCTGTGTCCGCCACTTGAAGCATGTTGGAGAGAGAGCTCCGATTTTGGATTACGTGAAAGCTGCGATCAATGCAACCCTCGATGAATTGCAGGTGGTGAACATGCCAAAACTTGATCTCGAAACGAACCTCACGCCTCTGCAGGCCCAGGCATATGGAGATTGTTTGCAATTGTTGACTTTGGCAAAGGAAGAACTAGATTCCTTGTACACCACGTTGTCAATGCTTCCTTTTACGAACCCACAAGATGTTCTCAACAGCCTCAGTGCTGTGATTTCATACCAACAAGCTTGCTCTGCTGGGTTGATGAGAACAAACAGCTATGAGCTTTTGGGATTTTCATTAAAAAGGCCCATTCGGCTTACAAGGATAGCCTTAGCCATTGTTGACAATTTCTCTTATTCTGGTTCTGAGAAGCATAGTACCGATGATCACGATCACGATCACGAACATCAACTAGATGGAAGTTCAGCCTGGTTCTCAGGAGCACAGCGCAAAATGATGGAGTATCAAAGAAATGGTGATGATGAGGTGATAGATGCTGTTGTGGCTCAAGATGGAAGTGGCCATTTCTCAACCATAAGTGAGTCACTCAATGCTTGCCCAAAGAATAGTGAGGGTGTGGGTAAGGCTGAGAGTCCATGTGTTATTTATGTGAAAACAGGTAAATATGAGGAGAGAGTGGTGGTTCCTAAGGATGTAGGCCAAGTGATCATGTATGGTGATGGACCTATGAATACAACTGTGACTGGAATCAGCACAAGAGACCACAAGATATCGACAACCCACTTCAGAGCAGCTACTTTTG TGGTAATGGGGAAAGAATTCATCTGCAAAAACATGGGTTTCACTGCCCCAGTTAATATCACAGGAGCACCAGCACTACTTGTCCTTTCTGATCATGCAGCATTCTTCAACTGCAAAATAGATGGTGAGGAAGGTAGCTTGCATGCTATGGCGCAACGCCAGTTCTACCGTGACTGCGAGATTCATGGCAACGTGGACATCATCAAGGGAGACTCTGCAACTGTGATTCAGAACTCACAAATCATTGTCAAGCCTCGAAACTCTCTTGATCTGGTTTTGAGGAGAAATATGGTGAGTGCTCAATCCAGATCAGACAAGTATGAGACAACTGGGCTTGTCATCCAAAACTGCACCATCGCAACAGCACAAGCTGAAAGTGGTAATAAAAGTCTTGCAGGTTCTACTTACTTGGGCACCCCACATACTGAGTACTCGAGAACCATCATTATGGAATCATTTCTAGGAGATGTGATACATCCTGAAGGTTGGTGTAAATGGAGTGACAACTATGGGATTGATACAGCAACATTCCGAGAGTATAATAACAGAGGACCAGGGGCAAATACTACAAAGAGGGTCAGGTGGAATACCTACAAAACAGTTTATGAGAGAAACCAAATGAAGAGTTTCTTAGCTGCTGAGTTTATTATTCAATCTGGCCAGTGGTTGCAAAATGCAGGCATTCCCTATGAATCTGGGTTTATTTACAAAAAATAG
- the LOC130730946 gene encoding serine/threonine-protein kinase haspin homolog, with protein MSTSTSTMKPATGSNSRKIPPHGAGNSVDLWSQIVEPEPQPPRQQIGVVYRRKNPRNDPSNLQRESDPCPPRPIRVSLVDPNKRVSWNRSLSTRGRTSIAVGACMVYQPQIKQDKRKGKPGIPKPRGKLAQPPNFDKERLYFQEVDAFELLEESPSPKKVGTWTVGNVMEEGPMPSICSRLEKWLQSRRLNYSCGPSSTLSKILDTPATGSEAIQNVGFNSSEFRTTERVELSNSQLHTIKTGENRSLINEILIENDTDLEKDDMMLLDQNGQGSEDIEAAVRKLSLISTSCSVDGDYLSPFSALLAICGQSAPSTLQEVFSSGSESIVKIGEGTFGEAFKVGNYVCKIVPFDGDFRVNGEIQKRSEELLEEVLLCKTLNHLRGNNGDSYNLCRTFIESIEFRVCQGPYDETLIRAWEDWDYKHGSENDHPKEFPDKQCYVVFVQEHGGKDLESFVLLNFDEARTLLVQVTAGLAVAESGYEFEHRDLHWGNLLVSRSDSVTSLQFTLDGRNMLVKTYGLMISIIDFTLSRINTCDRILYLDLSSDPDLFKGPKGDKQSETYRRMKEVTEDCWEGSYPKTNVLWLVYLVDILLLKKSFERTSDNERDLRSLKKRLNKYNSAKEALLDPFFTDLFIESDPKA; from the exons ATGAGCACGAGCACGAGCACGATGAAACCGGCCACAGGTTCCAACTCCAGAAAAATCCCTCCTCATGGCGCAGGGAATTCCGTTGATTTATGGTCACAGATCGTCGAACCTGAACCGCAACCGCCGCGCCAACAAATCGGCGTCGTTTACCGGAGAAAAAACCCTCGCAACGACCCATCCAACTTGCA AAGGGAATCTGATCCATGTCCTCCGCGTCCGATTCGGGTGAGTTTGGTCGACCCCAACAAGCGAGTCAGTTGGAATCGTTCTCTTTCCACCAG AGGGAGGACAAGTATAGCAGTTGGTGCTTGTATGGTTTACCAGCCTCAGATAAAGCAGGACAAAAGAAAAGGGAAACCTGGTATTCCCAAACCCAGA GGAAAGCTTGCTCAACCTCCGAATTTTGACAAGGAGAGATTATACTTTCAAGAGGTTGATGCTTTTGAGTTGCTGGAGGAGAGCCCCTCACCAAAGAAAGTTGGCACGTGGACAGTAGGCAATGTAATGGAAGAGGGCCCAATGCCATCTATATGCTCCAGATTAGAAAAATGGTTACAGTCCAGAAGATTAAATTACAGCTGCGGTCCCTCTAGCACACTATCTAAGATACTAGATACCCCAGCTACGGGTTCGGAagctattcagaatgttggctTCAATTCTTCAGAGTTCAGAACAACAGAGCGAGTTGAGCTAAGCAATTCACAACTGCACACCATCAAAACTGGAGAAAATAGAAGTCTAATCAATGAAATTCTTATTGAGAATGACACTGATTTGGAAAAAGATGATATGATGCTGTTAGATCAAAATGGCCAAGGTTCTGAAGATATAGAAGCTGCGGTTAGGAAATTATCTCTGATCTCAACATCATGTTCAGTAGATGGTGACTATTTGAGTCCATTTTCTGCGCTATTAGCAATTTGTGGACAGTCTGCACCTTCAACATTACAAGAGGTTTTCTCTAG tGGTTCAGAATCTATTGTTAAAATTGGTGAAGGGACATTTGGAGAAGCTTTCAAGGTTGGCAATTATGTCTGTAAAATTGTTCCTTTTGATGGGGACTTCAGAGTGAATGGGGAGATCCAAAAG AGATCAGAAGAATTGCTGGAGGAGGTGCTTCTTTGCAAAACTCTAAATCATCTGAGAGGAAATAATGGAGATTCTTATAATCTATGCAGAACATTCATTGAATCCATAGA ATTTAGAGTATGCCAAGGTCCTTATGATGAGACACTGATTCGTGCATGGGAAGATTGGGATTATAAGCATGGTTCAGAAAATGATCACCCAAAAGAGTTCCCAGATAAACAG TGTTATGTGGTGTTTGTACAAGAACATGGTGGCAAGGATCTTGAAAGTTTTGTGCTCCTGAATTTTGACGAGGCAAGGACTTTACTGGTCCAG GTTACCGCTGGGCTTGCCGTGGCTGAGTCTGGATATGAATTTGAACATCGAGATCTTCACTG GGGAAATTTACTTGTTAGTCGAAGTGATTCTGTAACATCGTTGCAGTTCACTCTGGATGGCAGGAATATGTTAGTTAAAACATATGGATTGATGATATCTATTATTGACTTTACTTTATCAAGAATAAACACAT GTGATAGAATACTATACTTGGATCTTTCATCTGATCCTGACCTATTTAAAGGTCCAAAAGGGGACAAACAG TCAGAAACATATCGGAGGATGAAGGAGGTCACTGAAGATTGTTGGGAAGGAAG CTATCCTAAAACAAATGTGTTATGGCTTGTCTACTTGGTAGACATACTGCTCTTGAAGAAATCATTT GAACGTACTTCAGACAACGAGAGAGATCTACGATCCTTGAAGAAACGTCTTAATAAGTATAATTCAGCCAAGGAAGCGCTTCTTGATCCCTTCTTCACTGACTTGTTCATTGAGTCTGACCCAAAGGCTTAA
- the LOC130732714 gene encoding uncharacterized protein LOC130732714, whose amino-acid sequence MGYLVATKYQLVLVSLSSMGCNTYFPLIGAGPRDEHSVIAIGHVINHWVQLQLTPGHPMPTIAPQWEWHSDLASKYWRNLYGPRLGMYDAQFQAWLGAFSGHADYVDITTD is encoded by the exons atgggataccttgttgcCACAAAGTACCAATTGGTTCTCGTATCCTTATCCTCTATGGGTTGTAACACATACTTTCCACTGATAGGAGCCGGCCCACGAGATGAGCATTCTGTTATAGCTATTGGACATGTGATAAATCACTGGGTACAG CTCCAATTAACTcctggacatcctatgccgaCTATTGCTCCCCAGTGGGAATGGCATAGTGATCTTGCCTCCAAATACTGGCGCAACCTATATGGTCCACGTTTAGGCATGTATGATGCACAATTCCAAGCTTGGCTTGGTGCTTTTAGTGGTCATGCGGACTATGTGGACATCACCACAGATTGA